A genome region from Clostridium pasteurianum includes the following:
- a CDS encoding MazG nucleotide pyrophosphohydrolase domain-containing protein, translating to MKNTDLKMSEMLKLSTDLWEKHKDTWSPMSPEYGRDSILYMIEEIGEVIAIIKKKGEKEIMDNPTVRAHFVEELCDVMMYYTDALNRFKISPEEFSKSYFKKFEYNMKRDYEKQYAEKY from the coding sequence ATGAAGAATACTGATTTAAAAATGTCCGAAATGCTTAAATTATCAACTGATTTATGGGAAAAGCACAAAGATACGTGGTCTCCTATGAGTCCTGAATATGGAAGAGACTCTATACTCTATATGATTGAAGAAATAGGCGAAGTTATAGCTATAATAAAGAAAAAAGGCGAGAAGGAAATCATGGATAATCCCACTGTGCGCGCTCATTTTGTTGAAGAACTTTGCGATGTCATGATGTATTATACCGATGCCTTAAATAGGTTTAAAATATCTCCAGAAGAATTTTCAAAATCCTATTTTAAAAAATTTGAGTATAATATGAAAAGAGATTATGAAAAACAGTATGCCGAAAAGTATTAA
- the glgB gene encoding 1,4-alpha-glucan branching protein GlgB, which yields MKLQDFYIGKSFDAYEYFGAHKENGTFTFRTYAPNAKKVAIIGEFNGWQEQDMSEEAQSGVFYINGINADYGMMYKYCIYGSDGARQEHCDPYGFLMEKGQGGCSITTDLKSYNFHDDFWMWTRSADYDKPLNIYELHLGSWRKKSEDEDGWYSYSEIADLLIDYIKENGYTHVEVMPLSEHPFYGSWGYQNTGFFAPTSRYGTPDQLKEMIDKLHQAGIGIILDFVPVHFAVDAYGLKKYDGTALYEYPNDDVGTSEWGSCNFMFSRGEVRCFVQSAANYWLKEFHFDGLRMDAVSRLIYWQGDEGRGENGLSIDFVKVMNKGLKELNPNAMLIAEDSSHYKGVTKAVDDGGLGFDYKWDLGWMHDTLEYFQSAPEYRPRDYHKLTFSMLYFYNERYILAFSHDEVVHGKATILQKMNGQYEDKFPQARAMYLYMIMHPGKKLNFMGNEIGQLREWDEKREQDWDMIKYPMHDAFHNYMVKLNEIYKEHEALHDDYNLDNFKWADCNKNDDCIYAINRYGEEDTLLAIFNFNDKDVQSYSLALEKGKTAELILHSNWEKYSGTISENEEVYEVEEEDEKTKLTVDIPAFSGMLFQIVDTDSEDDELEEDEIQEDELESKEPEEEELEKDELEKYKGKTNFKIL from the coding sequence ATGAAACTTCAAGATTTTTATATTGGAAAGTCATTTGATGCATATGAGTATTTTGGAGCACATAAGGAGAATGGTACATTTACTTTCCGTACTTATGCTCCCAATGCGAAAAAAGTTGCCATAATAGGGGAATTTAATGGCTGGCAAGAACAAGATATGAGCGAAGAGGCCCAAAGCGGAGTCTTTTATATTAATGGAATCAATGCAGATTATGGCATGATGTATAAATACTGCATTTATGGAAGCGATGGCGCACGGCAAGAACACTGCGATCCATATGGGTTTTTAATGGAAAAGGGACAGGGTGGATGTTCTATTACTACAGATTTAAAGTCATATAATTTTCACGACGATTTCTGGATGTGGACACGAAGCGCTGACTATGATAAACCACTTAATATATATGAACTTCATTTAGGATCATGGAGAAAAAAATCAGAGGATGAAGACGGTTGGTATTCATATTCTGAAATTGCAGATTTACTTATAGATTATATTAAAGAAAATGGATACACTCATGTTGAAGTTATGCCTCTGTCAGAACATCCTTTTTATGGATCATGGGGATATCAGAATACTGGCTTTTTTGCTCCAACATCAAGATATGGCACACCAGATCAGCTTAAAGAAATGATAGACAAGTTGCATCAGGCTGGCATTGGAATTATTTTAGATTTTGTACCTGTTCACTTTGCAGTGGATGCATATGGACTCAAAAAATATGATGGAACAGCATTATATGAATATCCTAATGATGATGTAGGGACAAGTGAGTGGGGCAGCTGCAATTTTATGTTTTCAAGAGGAGAAGTTAGATGCTTTGTACAGTCGGCAGCTAATTACTGGCTTAAAGAATTTCATTTTGATGGTCTCAGGATGGATGCAGTAAGTCGTCTTATTTATTGGCAGGGGGACGAAGGAAGAGGAGAAAATGGGCTGTCCATAGATTTTGTTAAAGTGATGAATAAAGGACTTAAAGAGCTTAATCCTAATGCTATGCTGATTGCGGAGGATTCTTCACATTATAAGGGAGTTACCAAGGCAGTAGATGATGGAGGTTTGGGCTTTGATTATAAATGGGATTTGGGCTGGATGCATGATACTTTAGAGTATTTTCAAAGTGCACCAGAATACAGACCAAGAGACTATCATAAGTTAACTTTTTCTATGCTGTATTTTTATAATGAGAGATACATTCTTGCATTTTCGCATGATGAGGTAGTTCACGGTAAGGCAACTATTCTTCAAAAAATGAACGGACAATATGAGGACAAGTTTCCACAAGCGAGAGCAATGTATTTATATATGATAATGCATCCCGGTAAGAAACTCAATTTTATGGGAAATGAGATAGGACAGCTTAGAGAATGGGACGAAAAAAGGGAGCAGGACTGGGATATGATAAAGTACCCTATGCATGATGCTTTCCATAACTATATGGTAAAATTAAATGAAATTTATAAGGAGCATGAAGCTCTTCATGATGACTATAACCTAGACAATTTTAAATGGGCAGACTGCAATAAGAACGATGATTGCATTTATGCCATTAATAGGTATGGGGAAGAGGACACATTACTGGCAATTTTCAATTTTAATGATAAGGATGTACAAAGTTACAGTTTAGCATTAGAGAAGGGAAAGACTGCTGAACTAATTCTTCATAGTAATTGGGAAAAATATAGTGGTACAATTTCGGAAAATGAAGAAGTATATGAAGTTGAAGAAGAGGATGAAAAAACTAAATTAACTGTAGATATTCCTGCGTTCAGCGGTATGCTATTTCAAATAGTGGATACTGATTCTGAAGACGATGAATTAGAAGAAGATGAGATACAAGAGGATGAATTAGAAAGTAAAGAACCGGAAGAAGAAGAGCTAGAAAAAGATGAATTGGAAAAATACAAAGGTAAAACTAATTTTAAAATTTTATAA
- a CDS encoding TIGR03915 family putative DNA repair protein — translation MPNRSDLIYYYDGSFEGLMCCVFESYEKREIPMHIFINESSQMTLFKSKEIETDVNKSNRVITSIPIKIGTHALNFIQRAFLTCLNDKELYILLFMRLGYKYGSKVMGMLANDVVNTLFKAVKYLGQESHLFMGFIRFSDYKEGLVAEIEPKNYVLPLLNRHFVERYPEERFLIHDKTHDMALIYEPYKSSIIPVENMRLPEITEEEKHFRALWSLYYKTVEIEGRHNPKCRRTLMPKRYWKYLTEFNCQGNYNNK, via the coding sequence ATGCCTAACAGGTCAGATTTAATCTATTACTACGATGGAAGTTTTGAGGGTCTTATGTGCTGCGTTTTTGAAAGTTATGAAAAAAGGGAAATACCAATGCATATATTTATTAATGAAAGTTCTCAAATGACCCTTTTTAAATCAAAAGAAATAGAAACTGATGTTAATAAATCTAATAGAGTTATAACTTCTATTCCAATTAAAATAGGTACTCATGCTTTAAACTTTATTCAAAGGGCATTTTTGACTTGTCTTAATGATAAGGAACTTTACATATTGCTTTTCATGCGCCTTGGTTACAAATATGGCTCTAAGGTCATGGGAATGCTGGCAAATGATGTGGTAAACACTTTATTTAAGGCTGTTAAATACCTAGGTCAGGAGAGCCATCTTTTTATGGGCTTTATAAGATTTTCTGATTATAAAGAAGGGTTAGTTGCAGAAATAGAACCTAAAAATTATGTACTTCCTCTCTTAAACAGGCATTTTGTAGAAAGATACCCAGAGGAGCGTTTTCTAATACACGACAAAACCCACGATATGGCACTTATCTACGAACCATATAAATCAAGTATTATACCCGTAGAAAATATGAGGCTCCCAGAAATCACTGAAGAAGAAAAGCACTTTAGAGCTCTATGGTCATTGTATTACAAAACTGTTGAAATTGAAGGAAGACACAACCCTAAATGCCGTAGAACACTTATGCCCAAAAGGTATTGGAAGTATCTCACTGAATTTAATTGCCAGGGAAATTATAATAATAAATAA
- a CDS encoding putative DNA modification/repair radical SAM protein gives MDVFEKLQILTDAAKYDAACTSSGVDRKSKAGGMGSAEACGICHSFAGDGRCISLLKVLMSNACVYDCQYCVNRISNDTPRASFTPRELADLTMNFYRRNYIEGLFLSSGILKNPDYTCEQMIKTITILREEYNFYGYIHAKAIPGADDILIEKLGMLVDRMSVNIELPSQKSLKLLAPNKSKHSILKPMGYIKNRIHESTTDIVKYRHAPKFVPAGQSTQMIIGATPDTDFQILNLTESLYSTYKLKRVFFSAYMPVAENPLLPAVQTKPPLLREHRLYQADWLLRFYGFKANELLDSNHQSFNPYIDPKCNWALNHMEYFPVDVNRASYKLLLRVPGIGVHSAKRIVIARRTVNLNFMGLKKLGVVLKRAQYFITCSGKAMDGIKISQDSVLRSLLSEKALYMYNNKFPIETQYEQLSFFDNKKLLKEEIHKCLTGQI, from the coding sequence GTGGATGTATTTGAAAAACTTCAAATTTTAACTGATGCAGCTAAATATGATGCTGCCTGTACTTCAAGCGGCGTCGATAGAAAATCAAAAGCTGGAGGAATGGGCAGTGCTGAAGCCTGCGGTATTTGCCACAGTTTTGCTGGTGATGGAAGATGTATTTCTCTTTTAAAAGTACTTATGTCAAACGCCTGTGTATATGACTGTCAGTACTGTGTAAATAGAATTTCAAATGACACTCCACGTGCTTCTTTTACTCCCCGCGAACTTGCCGACCTTACGATGAACTTTTACAGGCGAAATTACATTGAAGGACTATTTCTAAGTTCAGGGATACTAAAAAATCCAGATTACACCTGCGAACAGATGATTAAAACCATAACTATTTTAAGAGAAGAATATAATTTTTATGGTTATATACATGCCAAGGCTATCCCTGGTGCAGATGATATTTTAATTGAAAAATTAGGTATGCTTGTTGATAGAATGAGCGTAAATATAGAGCTGCCTTCACAAAAAAGCTTAAAGCTTCTGGCACCTAATAAATCAAAGCATTCTATATTAAAACCAATGGGTTACATTAAAAATAGAATACATGAAAGTACTACTGACATAGTAAAGTACAGACATGCTCCGAAGTTTGTCCCTGCAGGTCAAAGTACACAGATGATTATAGGCGCTACACCTGACACAGACTTTCAAATTTTAAATCTTACAGAAAGTCTTTATAGTACATATAAATTAAAAAGGGTATTTTTCTCCGCTTATATGCCTGTAGCAGAGAACCCACTTCTTCCAGCAGTACAAACGAAGCCGCCACTTTTAAGAGAACATAGACTATATCAAGCAGACTGGCTTTTGAGGTTTTATGGCTTTAAGGCAAATGAACTTTTGGACAGTAATCATCAGAGTTTTAATCCATACATAGATCCAAAGTGTAACTGGGCTCTTAATCACATGGAGTATTTTCCAGTTGACGTAAATAGAGCATCCTATAAGCTTTTGCTTAGAGTTCCAGGAATAGGTGTACACAGTGCTAAAAGGATTGTAATTGCCCGCCGCACAGTAAACTTGAATTTTATGGGATTAAAAAAATTAGGCGTAGTACTAAAAAGAGCACAGTACTTTATAACATGCAGTGGAAAAGCCATGGATGGCATAAAAATATCACAGGATTCTGTACTTAGATCACTTTTATCCGAAAAAGCTCTTTATATGTACAATAATAAATTTCCTATTGAAACACAGTATGAGCAGCTGTCCTTCTTTGATAATAAAAAACTTCTAAAGGAGGAAATTCACAAATGCCTAACAGGTCAGATTTAA
- a CDS encoding alpha/beta fold hydrolase yields MKFKTIGNYEKPKVLLIHAMFAAAESFLPLVEYLKDKYYVIMPTLDGHSKVEKGDFLSLKDEADQIMVYLKKNNIDDLEFILGTSLGAIIAFEVYRRNEININRVFLDGAPLFKFPCLLKKICGKKFWKICCRVRQKPEKALEKIDELFPGIGKLMVSVCTQMSEKSCKNLSEACFSFVMPELNEKQQKKIVFMYGTKETARLCMGRLKRYKYARILMKERYNHCGYLLENPKEYADMLSKG; encoded by the coding sequence ATGAAATTTAAGACTATAGGAAATTATGAAAAGCCAAAAGTACTTTTAATACATGCAATGTTTGCAGCAGCAGAAAGTTTTTTACCCTTAGTAGAATATTTAAAGGATAAATATTATGTAATAATGCCAACCTTAGATGGTCATAGTAAGGTTGAGAAGGGTGATTTTTTATCGCTTAAAGATGAAGCAGATCAGATCATGGTCTATCTTAAGAAAAATAATATTGATGATTTAGAATTTATACTGGGTACTTCTCTTGGGGCTATTATTGCTTTTGAAGTATATAGAAGAAATGAAATAAATATAAATAGAGTTTTTCTTGATGGGGCACCTCTTTTTAAATTTCCATGCCTTTTAAAGAAAATTTGTGGAAAAAAGTTCTGGAAAATATGTTGTAGAGTAAGACAAAAACCTGAGAAAGCATTGGAAAAAATAGATGAATTATTTCCTGGGATTGGGAAGCTGATGGTGAGTGTTTGCACACAAATGTCAGAGAAAAGCTGTAAAAATTTAAGTGAGGCCTGCTTTAGTTTTGTTATGCCAGAGTTAAATGAAAAGCAGCAGAAAAAAATTGTATTTATGTATGGAACTAAAGAAACTGCACGTCTGTGCATGGGAAGATTAAAAAGGTATAAGTATGCCCGTATTTTGATGAAGGAGAGATATAATCACTGTGGGTACTTGCTAGAAAATCCAAAGGAATATGCAGATATGTTAAGTAAGGGGTGA
- a CDS encoding NAD(P)-dependent oxidoreductase produces MLQSNTKIGFIGIGVMGKGMAANLLKGGFNLYVYNRTKSKALGLVNKGAKWVDSVGELSRICDVVITMVGYPSDVHEVYFGSQGIINNIKAQSYAIDMTTSKPALAKKIYEAAKAKNVFALDAPVSGGDIGAADGTLSIMVGGDKEAFNNLKPIFELMGKNIVLQGGPGCGQHTKMCNQIAIASTIMGVCESLAYAKKSGLDVETVLKSIGSGGAASWQLSAYAPRILKGDFEPGFYIKHFVKDMKIALEEADEMGLKTPALELSKKLYDKLITDGKENLGTQALYNLYIDK; encoded by the coding sequence ATGCTACAATCAAACACAAAGATAGGTTTTATTGGAATTGGTGTAATGGGAAAAGGCATGGCTGCAAATTTATTAAAAGGTGGATTTAACTTATACGTGTATAACAGAACTAAGTCTAAGGCTTTAGGTTTAGTAAACAAAGGCGCTAAATGGGTAGATTCCGTAGGTGAACTTTCAAGAATCTGTGATGTTGTTATAACTATGGTTGGCTATCCAAGCGATGTTCACGAAGTTTACTTTGGCTCTCAAGGCATTATAAATAACATTAAAGCTCAAAGTTATGCTATTGATATGACAACTTCCAAGCCAGCTCTTGCAAAAAAAATATACGAAGCTGCAAAGGCAAAAAATGTTTTTGCTTTGGATGCTCCTGTATCTGGCGGCGACATCGGTGCTGCGGATGGAACTCTTTCTATAATGGTAGGTGGGGATAAAGAAGCCTTTAACAACCTAAAACCTATATTTGAACTCATGGGAAAAAATATAGTTCTTCAAGGTGGCCCAGGCTGCGGTCAGCACACAAAAATGTGCAATCAAATAGCTATAGCCTCTACCATAATGGGAGTATGTGAATCCCTTGCCTATGCTAAAAAATCCGGACTCGATGTAGAAACCGTTTTAAAATCAATTGGTTCTGGCGGCGCTGCAAGCTGGCAGTTAAGTGCCTATGCTCCTAGAATACTTAAAGGTGATTTTGAACCAGGCTTTTATATAAAGCACTTCGTAAAAGATATGAAAATAGCTTTAGAAGAAGCAGATGAAATGGGTCTCAAAACTCCTGCCTTAGAGCTTTCAAAAAAGCTTTATGATAAGCTTATAACTGATGGAAAAGAAAATCTAGGTACTCAAGCTCTTTATAATTTATATATTGACAAGTAA
- a CDS encoding carbon starvation CstA family protein, which translates to MSGLLMIGIAIVVLVSAYLIYGKWLVNTWGIDPKAKTPAYTKEDGEDYIPAPKAVVFSHQFSSIAGAGPVTGPIIAAMFGWLPALLWILIGGVFFGAVHDFGALYASVKNEGKSIGCIIEQYIGKTGKKLFLLFSWIFSALVIAAFADIVTSTFNGFTATGAKNTPNAAAASISMLYIVVAVLFGLFVHYKKPSQLLEFVMGVILLILMLSVGISFPLYFSKSFWTVIVFAYIFIASITPMWLLMQPRDYLSSFLLIGMIIGAVIGVVVARPSMNLPAFTGFVVNGKMLFPTLFVTVACGAVSGFHSLVSSGTSSKQVKNEKDMLGIGYGAMLVESLLAVIAIVAVGSLAVGGKMPKGTPFTIFASAIAGFLGVLGIPKHVAVCIMTMFVSALALTTLDSVARIGRMSFQEFFIDEDTDRSQMSSFKKLMTNNYFATIITLAIGLALSFGGYNNVWPLFGSANQLLSALVLIALAVFLKTTGRKGFMLWGPMCIMLVVTFTALAQAIIGIFKKLSAGNFVFLTDGLQLIFAILLMALGIMVTVSCSKKLVSSEDEGNAQSVQN; encoded by the coding sequence ATGAGCGGATTATTAATGATTGGAATTGCTATTGTTGTTCTAGTCAGTGCTTATTTGATATATGGAAAATGGCTTGTTAATACATGGGGAATTGATCCCAAGGCTAAAACACCAGCATATACCAAAGAAGATGGTGAAGATTACATACCTGCACCAAAAGCAGTGGTTTTTTCACATCAGTTTTCATCAATAGCAGGTGCGGGTCCAGTAACAGGACCTATTATTGCAGCAATGTTTGGATGGCTGCCGGCATTATTATGGATATTAATTGGAGGAGTTTTTTTTGGAGCAGTTCATGATTTCGGAGCACTTTATGCTTCAGTCAAGAATGAGGGAAAATCTATAGGATGCATAATAGAACAGTATATAGGTAAAACAGGTAAGAAATTATTTCTATTGTTTTCATGGATATTCTCAGCATTAGTTATTGCAGCTTTTGCTGATATAGTTACTAGTACATTTAACGGATTTACGGCTACTGGTGCTAAAAATACACCTAATGCTGCTGCAGCATCGATATCAATGCTATATATTGTAGTTGCAGTATTATTTGGATTATTTGTTCACTATAAAAAGCCAAGTCAACTATTAGAATTTGTTATGGGAGTTATTCTTTTAATATTAATGCTATCAGTTGGTATTTCATTCCCACTATATTTCAGTAAAAGTTTTTGGACTGTTATAGTATTTGCGTACATTTTTATTGCTTCTATAACACCTATGTGGCTTTTAATGCAGCCAAGAGATTATTTGAGCTCTTTCTTACTCATAGGAATGATTATTGGTGCTGTAATTGGAGTAGTTGTAGCTAGGCCATCAATGAACCTTCCTGCATTTACTGGCTTTGTAGTAAATGGAAAGATGCTTTTCCCAACATTATTTGTAACTGTTGCTTGTGGAGCTGTATCTGGTTTTCATAGCTTGGTTTCATCGGGAACATCTTCAAAGCAGGTAAAAAATGAAAAAGATATGCTTGGAATAGGATATGGAGCAATGCTTGTTGAATCTTTACTTGCTGTTATTGCTATAGTTGCTGTAGGTTCACTTGCAGTAGGCGGAAAAATGCCAAAGGGAACCCCGTTTACAATTTTTGCTTCTGCTATAGCTGGATTCCTCGGAGTTTTAGGAATTCCAAAGCATGTTGCTGTATGTATTATGACAATGTTTGTCTCAGCACTTGCATTAACTACACTTGATTCTGTTGCCCGTATTGGTCGTATGTCTTTTCAGGAATTTTTTATAGATGAAGATACAGATAGAAGTCAAATGTCATCTTTTAAGAAACTTATGACTAATAATTATTTTGCTACTATTATTACACTTGCTATTGGACTTGCTCTTTCCTTTGGAGGATACAACAACGTTTGGCCTTTATTTGGATCAGCAAATCAACTTCTTTCAGCACTTGTTTTAATAGCTTTAGCAGTATTTCTTAAAACTACTGGACGTAAGGGCTTCATGCTTTGGGGACCAATGTGCATTATGCTTGTAGTTACTTTTACAGCATTAGCGCAAGCAATCATAGGAATTTTTAAGAAATTATCAGCTGGAAACTTTGTATTTTTAACTGACGGCTTGCAGCTAATATTTGCTATTCTCTTAATGGCACTTGGAATCATGGTAACAGTTTCCTGCTCCAAAAAATTAGTGAGCAGTGAAGATGAAGGCAATGCTCAAAGTGTACAAAATTAG
- a CDS encoding GTP pyrophosphokinase, translating to MVQLGKEVTTFLQDDVEGKLEEMQELIMKYSAAIKEVRTKLEILDNEFKVKRKRNPIEYMKSRVKDPRSIIDKLERKGFEVNFKSAQENLNDIAGIRVVCSFVGDIYEIADMLKKQDDIKLVIEKDYIKHPKANGYRSLHMILEIPIFFSDHTEPVRVEVQIRTIAMDFWASLEHKLYYKTIDRDVGTIRKDLKECADVISETDIKMQNIQKQVENLD from the coding sequence ATGGTACAGTTGGGGAAAGAAGTTACGACATTTCTTCAGGATGATGTTGAGGGAAAGCTAGAAGAAATGCAGGAACTTATAATGAAATACAGTGCAGCTATAAAAGAAGTTAGAACTAAACTTGAAATACTGGATAATGAATTTAAGGTTAAAAGAAAGCGTAACCCCATAGAATATATGAAATCTAGAGTTAAAGATCCTAGAAGTATAATAGATAAGCTTGAGAGAAAAGGGTTTGAAGTGAACTTTAAATCAGCTCAAGAAAATTTAAATGATATAGCAGGGATAAGGGTTGTATGTTCTTTTGTGGGTGATATATATGAAATTGCAGATATGCTTAAAAAGCAAGATGATATAAAACTTGTAATTGAAAAGGATTATATAAAGCATCCAAAAGCTAATGGATATAGAAGTCTTCATATGATTTTAGAGATACCTATATTCTTTTCTGATCATACGGAGCCTGTGAGAGTAGAAGTTCAAATTAGAACTATAGCTATGGATTTTTGGGCGAGCTTAGAACATAAATTGTATTATAAAACTATTGATAGGGATGTAGGAACTATTAGGAAGGATTTAAAAGAGTGTGCAGATGTAATATCAGAGACTGATATTAAAATGCAGAACATACAGAAACAGGTAGAAAATTTAGATTGA
- a CDS encoding ABC-F family ATP-binding cassette domain-containing protein translates to MSILNVKNVNHGFGDRAIFEDVSFRLLKGEHVGLIGANGEGKSTFMSIITGKLMPDEGTVEWSNNVRVGYMDQHASLKAGSSIRDVLRDAFKYLFDMEAKMMKITEKMADASEDELQKLLDEMGTIQDTLDNNDFYVIDVKVEEVAKGLGLIDVGLDKDVADLSGGQRTKVLLAKLLLEKPDILLLDEPTNYLDEIHIEWLKRYLNDFENAFILISHDIPFLNSVINIIYHIDNRKLTRYVGDYDNFKRVYEANKKQVEAAYERQQQEIAKLKDFVARNKARVATTGMAKSRQKQLDKMEIIEKSQEKPKPEFNFKSARTSGKLIFKTRDLVVGYDSPLSKSLNLTMERGQKIALVGANGLGKTTLLKSLLGKIKPIFGDVELGDYQHIGYFEQEIKEANYKTCIEEIWEEFPGYTQYEVRSALAKCGLTTKHIESKVAVLSGGEQAKVRLCKLINNETNILILDEPTNHLDVDAKDELKRALQEYKGSILLVCHEPEFYKDVVTDVWNCEEWTTKIV, encoded by the coding sequence GTGAGTATTTTAAATGTAAAAAATGTAAATCATGGTTTTGGAGATAGAGCTATATTTGAGGATGTATCCTTCAGACTTTTGAAGGGGGAGCATGTAGGTCTTATAGGTGCTAACGGAGAAGGTAAGTCTACTTTTATGAGCATAATAACAGGAAAACTTATGCCAGATGAAGGAACTGTAGAATGGTCAAACAACGTAAGAGTAGGTTATATGGATCAGCATGCAAGTCTTAAGGCTGGAAGCAGTATAAGGGATGTTTTAAGAGATGCATTTAAATATCTCTTTGATATGGAAGCAAAGATGATGAAAATAACTGAAAAGATGGCAGATGCTTCTGAAGATGAGCTTCAAAAGTTGCTTGATGAAATGGGAACGATACAGGATACTTTAGATAATAACGATTTTTATGTTATTGATGTAAAAGTAGAGGAAGTTGCAAAGGGACTTGGACTTATTGATGTAGGACTTGATAAGGATGTAGCTGATTTAAGTGGTGGTCAGAGGACTAAGGTACTTCTTGCAAAACTTTTACTTGAAAAACCAGATATACTTTTACTGGATGAGCCTACTAACTATCTTGATGAAATTCACATTGAATGGCTGAAAAGGTATCTAAATGATTTTGAAAATGCTTTTATTTTAATATCTCATGATATACCTTTCTTAAATTCAGTTATAAATATAATATACCATATTGATAACAGAAAGCTTACTAGATATGTTGGGGATTATGACAACTTTAAGAGAGTTTATGAAGCAAATAAGAAGCAGGTTGAAGCAGCATATGAAAGACAGCAGCAGGAAATTGCAAAACTAAAGGATTTTGTTGCTAGAAATAAGGCAAGAGTTGCAACTACAGGAATGGCAAAGTCAAGACAGAAACAGCTAGACAAAATGGAGATAATAGAAAAATCACAGGAAAAGCCAAAGCCTGAGTTTAATTTTAAGAGTGCTAGAACCTCTGGAAAATTAATTTTTAAAACTAGAGACTTAGTTGTTGGATATGACAGCCCTCTTTCAAAATCTTTAAATCTTACAATGGAAAGAGGACAAAAGATAGCTTTAGTTGGTGCTAATGGTCTCGGTAAGACTACTCTTTTAAAAAGCCTTTTAGGTAAGATTAAGCCTATTTTTGGTGATGTAGAGCTTGGAGATTATCAGCATATAGGTTATTTTGAGCAGGAAATAAAAGAAGCAAATTATAAGACTTGTATAGAGGAAATCTGGGAGGAGTTCCCGGGATATACTCAATATGAGGTTAGATCAGCTCTTGCAAAATGCGGTCTTACTACAAAACACATAGAGAGCAAGGTAGCAGTTCTAAGTGGAGGTGAGCAGGCTAAGGTAAGATTATGCAAGCTTATAAACAATGAGACAAACATACTTATCCTAGATGAGCCTACTAATCACTTAGATGTTGACGCTAAGGATGAACTGAAAAGGGCATTACAGGAATACAAGGGAAGTATACTTCTTGTATGCCATGAGCCTGAATTTTATAAGGATGTTGTTACAGATGTGTGGAACTGCGAAGAGTGGACAACGAAAATAGTTTAA